In a genomic window of Pseudomonas mohnii:
- a CDS encoding DUF4399 domain-containing protein has product MKTFMSRAALAGLLMGVSVLASAATMAPEGAVVSIVSPADGATVPQTVVVKFAVENIALAPAGDTTKNTGHHHLLIDVDKLPAAGAPIPNDANHLHFGKAQTQAEITLTPGKHTLQLELGDSGHMPFDPPIVSKKITVNVK; this is encoded by the coding sequence ATGAAAACCTTTATGTCACGTGCTGCTTTGGCTGGCCTGCTGATGGGCGTTTCTGTGCTGGCCAGCGCGGCCACAATGGCACCCGAGGGTGCAGTAGTGTCCATTGTTTCTCCCGCGGACGGTGCCACGGTTCCGCAAACTGTCGTTGTCAAATTCGCTGTCGAGAACATCGCGCTGGCGCCAGCAGGCGATACCACCAAGAACACGGGCCACCATCACTTGTTGATCGATGTCGACAAACTGCCGGCGGCGGGCGCGCCGATTCCCAACGATGCCAACCACCTGCACTTCGGCAAGGCACAGACCCAGGCTGAAATAACCCTGACACCGGGCAAACACACTCTTCAGCTGGAATTGGGCGACAGCGGCCATATGCCGTTCGATCCGCCGAT